In Thermococcus sp. M39, the following are encoded in one genomic region:
- the proC gene encoding pyrroline-5-carboxylate reductase produces MKIAVIGAGTVGSAVAKALSERYEVIATRRKIEKIKWLKEHGVEVLRDNKIAAEMADIIILTVKPNKIRKVLEEIREAVEGKIVISFAAGIPLKVLKSSADAKFVRAMPNIAILVRESFTAYATNDLSDEEIKLVEEIFRTFGRCIKIEEEYMDAITGLSGSGPAYASVFLESLIYGGLKVGLPGDIALLAAAQTLLGTAKLLLETNLHPAQIRDMVITPGGTTIDGIFELEDSRIRTAIMKAVDAATKKSKILSLEINR; encoded by the coding sequence ATGAAGATAGCTGTAATTGGAGCTGGAACAGTTGGAAGTGCCGTTGCTAAAGCGTTGTCTGAGAGATATGAAGTTATAGCCACAAGGAGAAAGATTGAGAAGATTAAATGGCTCAAAGAACATGGTGTCGAAGTGCTGAGAGACAATAAAATCGCGGCAGAAATGGCGGATATAATAATACTAACCGTGAAGCCAAACAAAATTAGAAAAGTTCTGGAAGAAATTAGAGAAGCCGTTGAAGGAAAAATCGTTATTTCATTTGCCGCTGGTATTCCCTTAAAGGTTCTCAAGAGCTCAGCTGATGCAAAGTTTGTTAGAGCTATGCCCAACATAGCAATTCTTGTGAGGGAGTCGTTCACAGCTTATGCTACAAATGACCTGAGCGACGAGGAAATAAAGCTTGTCGAGGAGATTTTTAGAACTTTTGGGAGGTGCATTAAAATTGAAGAGGAATACATGGACGCAATAACAGGGCTGAGCGGCTCAGGACCAGCTTATGCCTCTGTCTTTTTAGAATCTCTCATATACGGAGGCTTGAAAGTGGGTCTGCCGGGGGATATTGCCCTACTCGCAGCTGCTCAGACTCTTCTAGGCACAGCAAAGCTCCTCTTGGAGACAAATTTACACCCAGCCCAAATTAGAGATATGGTGATAACCCCGGGAGGAACAACGATAGATGGAATTTTTGAGCTTGAAGATAGCCGAATAAGGACAGCCATAATGAAAGCTGTGGATGCCGCAACGAAGAAGTCGAAGATTTTATCGCTTGAGATTAATAGATAA
- a CDS encoding DEAD/DEAH box helicase encodes MVTLRIPNKSAKVIIEKAEPKVYFMIYEALSYKRDFGKWEKPESLYDPYEKSFPVGLIPRVKKLLNSRGYRVRIIDEREVEGVKLNSEWNEKYKLRRYQQKAVRKAIKAKMGVLALPVGSGKTVVGLRIVHELDLSALIVVHTKELLYQWKEKAEEVLGVEAGIVGDNKWNEKPVTVAMIQTLLSRGADKLKLPYAIVVFDECHRTSAAEKFYQLGMSLPQVYRFGLSATPWRRIRGEEIKIEGAIGPIIYEVKADELIKEGFLAKPKFEIIRYKSKMPALAERYKELYEEMIMENEERNKAIVEKAIELAKEGHRVLIDVRRIDHGEILVKMLKERGVNAEFLSSQSPNRWELFEKFKRGEIQVLVSTLLKEGVDIPEISAIILAGGGKSDIMTIQTIGRALRPKDGREAVIVDVQDDDPLLFTHFIEREKALKQYYGKFYDNNLFNKAKQKS; translated from the coding sequence ATGGTAACGTTACGAATTCCAAATAAAAGTGCAAAGGTCATCATCGAGAAAGCAGAACCAAAGGTCTACTTCATGATTTATGAAGCTCTAAGCTACAAGAGAGATTTTGGTAAGTGGGAAAAGCCTGAAAGCTTGTACGATCCATATGAGAAGTCTTTTCCTGTAGGGTTGATTCCAAGAGTTAAAAAGCTCTTGAATTCTAGGGGTTATCGTGTGAGGATTATAGATGAACGTGAAGTTGAGGGTGTCAAACTGAATTCAGAGTGGAATGAGAAGTACAAGCTAAGGAGATATCAGCAGAAAGCCGTTAGAAAGGCAATAAAAGCAAAGATGGGTGTTCTTGCATTGCCTGTTGGAAGCGGAAAAACAGTTGTAGGTTTGAGGATTGTCCATGAGCTTGACCTCTCTGCTCTCATAGTTGTCCATACTAAAGAGCTTCTCTATCAGTGGAAAGAAAAGGCTGAAGAAGTTCTTGGAGTTGAAGCTGGTATCGTTGGGGACAATAAGTGGAATGAAAAACCTGTGACTGTAGCTATGATCCAAACACTCCTCTCGAGGGGTGCTGATAAACTCAAGCTCCCCTATGCCATAGTGGTTTTTGATGAATGTCATAGAACTTCAGCGGCAGAAAAATTCTACCAGCTTGGAATGTCCCTACCCCAAGTCTATCGCTTTGGGCTCTCAGCTACACCTTGGAGAAGAATTAGAGGGGAAGAGATAAAGATTGAAGGAGCAATAGGGCCAATAATCTATGAAGTCAAGGCAGATGAGCTAATTAAGGAAGGTTTCTTAGCAAAGCCAAAATTTGAAATTATCAGATATAAATCAAAGATGCCAGCTTTAGCCGAGAGATACAAGGAGCTTTACGAAGAGATGATTATGGAAAACGAAGAGAGAAATAAAGCTATTGTTGAAAAAGCTATTGAGCTTGCGAAAGAAGGACACAGAGTCTTGATTGACGTCAGAAGAATTGACCATGGAGAAATCCTGGTGAAGATGCTTAAGGAGAGAGGAGTTAATGCTGAGTTTTTGAGTTCACAAAGCCCCAACAGATGGGAACTCTTTGAAAAGTTCAAGAGAGGAGAGATCCAAGTCTTGGTTTCGACTCTGCTTAAAGAAGGTGTTGACATACCGGAGATTTCTGCCATAATTTTAGCTGGTGGTGGAAAGAGTGACATAATGACAATACAGACAATTGGAAGAGCACTAAGGCCGAAAGATGGAAGAGAAGCCGTAATAGTCGATGTCCAAGACGATGATCCGTTATTATTTACACACTTTATCGAAAGAGAGAAAGCCTTGAAGCAGTATTATGGAAAGTTCTATGACAACAATCTTTTCAATAAAGCCAAGCAGAAATCATAG
- the asd gene encoding aspartate-semialdehyde dehydrogenase — protein sequence MEVAILGATGLVGQTFVRLLTNHPWFKIERLVASERSKGKKYREIAEWASEDIGDIEVESLKDFLKNPDVDLVFSALPSSIAGKVEEKLAEKIPVFSNASSHRYENDVPILVPEVNGDQLKLIEFQQERRCWEGFIVTNPNCSTAILVLSLKVLSEFGLKKVNVATMQAISGAGFRGLSALQIFDNVIPYIEKEEWKIENESRKILGFDFEISAITTRVPVSHGHTEAVFVELDEDISVEELRKAFESFDPLKELKLPSYAKPIVYREIPQPKLHRELGNGMTVTVGRLEKIEKEKFKYVTLGHNLIRGAAGGSILNAELAYRLGVIK from the coding sequence ATGGAGGTTGCAATTTTAGGCGCCACAGGCTTAGTTGGACAGACCTTTGTGAGACTTTTGACAAATCATCCTTGGTTCAAAATTGAAAGATTGGTTGCTTCGGAGAGGTCTAAAGGAAAGAAGTACAGAGAGATTGCAGAATGGGCCAGTGAGGATATTGGAGATATAGAGGTAGAGAGCTTGAAAGATTTCTTAAAGAATCCAGACGTGGATTTAGTCTTCTCAGCTCTTCCTTCTTCAATAGCCGGTAAAGTGGAGGAAAAGCTTGCCGAGAAAATCCCCGTGTTCAGCAACGCTTCATCCCATAGATATGAAAATGATGTACCTATTCTAGTCCCGGAAGTCAATGGTGATCAGTTAAAGCTTATTGAATTTCAGCAAGAGCGGAGATGCTGGGAAGGATTCATAGTTACGAACCCAAACTGCTCAACTGCAATACTGGTGCTTTCACTTAAAGTTCTCTCAGAATTCGGGCTCAAAAAGGTCAATGTTGCAACAATGCAGGCTATAAGCGGAGCCGGATTTAGAGGCTTATCAGCCCTGCAGATTTTTGACAACGTAATTCCATACATTGAAAAGGAAGAGTGGAAAATCGAGAACGAATCAAGAAAAATCCTTGGCTTTGACTTTGAAATATCCGCTATTACAACAAGAGTTCCAGTATCTCATGGACACACAGAGGCAGTTTTTGTTGAACTTGATGAAGACATCAGCGTTGAAGAACTTAGAAAAGCTTTTGAATCTTTTGATCCATTGAAAGAACTTAAGCTCCCTTCATATGCAAAGCCAATTGTCTATAGGGAAATCCCCCAGCCAAAACTACATAGGGAATTAGGCAATGGAATGACCGTCACAGTCGGAAGACTAGAAAAGATTGAGAAAGAGAAGTTCAAATACGTCACTTTGGGACACAATCTTATTAGAGGAGCTGCTGGAGGTTCAATTCTAAATGCAGAGTTAGCTTACAGGTTAGGGGTGATAAAATGA
- a CDS encoding UbiD family decarboxylase, with the protein MLRQIIEEFMDDVVTIEKPVNKNLEVTRYLLKYKTKPVLFKDVDGWEVAGNIWSTRERIAKYLGVKKEEILHIMEYAMDNLHDYKLIGKAEFMKNKTADFSLKELPIPKYYPKDGGEYFTSAIVVAKDENGFVNMSFHRMMVIDDKRAAIRIVPRHLYAMWKEKAERGEELDVRIIVGNPIYVLLAAATSVEYGKSELNIASAIKEKTLGSPLEVVNISGIPVPAESEFVFEAKILPELTDEGPFVDITGTYDYVRKQPVVVFEKMYHVDNPIFHALLPGGYEHYMLMGLPKEPQIYKSVKRVVPKVHGVRLTEGGCMWLHAVVSITKQHDGDGKNAILAAFAGHPSLKHVVVVDEDVNIYDDREVEWAIATRFQADRDLVIIPNARGSSLDPSAEKSLTAKWGIDATKPLDKKEEFERAKL; encoded by the coding sequence ATGTTAAGGCAGATTATTGAAGAATTTATGGATGATGTTGTTACTATTGAAAAACCAGTCAACAAGAACCTTGAAGTGACGAGGTATCTGCTCAAATACAAGACCAAGCCCGTTCTTTTCAAAGATGTTGATGGATGGGAAGTTGCTGGCAACATCTGGAGCACGAGAGAGAGAATAGCAAAATACTTAGGCGTTAAAAAGGAGGAAATTCTGCACATTATGGAGTACGCAATGGATAATCTTCATGATTATAAGTTAATTGGGAAAGCTGAGTTTATGAAAAACAAAACCGCGGATTTCTCCCTTAAAGAGCTCCCGATTCCAAAGTATTATCCGAAGGATGGGGGAGAATATTTCACGTCTGCTATTGTTGTTGCAAAAGATGAAAATGGCTTTGTGAACATGTCTTTCCATAGAATGATGGTAATTGATGATAAGAGAGCAGCAATAAGAATTGTTCCCCGTCACTTGTATGCAATGTGGAAAGAGAAAGCAGAAAGAGGAGAAGAGCTTGATGTCAGAATAATTGTTGGTAATCCAATCTACGTTTTGCTTGCCGCTGCTACAAGCGTGGAATATGGCAAGAGCGAGCTTAACATTGCTTCTGCGATAAAGGAGAAAACCTTAGGATCACCCTTGGAGGTTGTTAATATCAGTGGCATTCCAGTTCCGGCAGAGAGTGAGTTTGTTTTTGAGGCAAAGATTCTACCAGAGCTGACTGATGAAGGTCCTTTTGTCGACATAACGGGAACTTACGACTACGTTAGAAAGCAACCTGTCGTAGTATTTGAAAAGATGTACCATGTTGACAACCCAATTTTCCATGCCCTTTTGCCTGGAGGTTATGAGCACTACATGCTCATGGGCCTCCCAAAAGAGCCCCAAATTTACAAGAGCGTGAAAAGAGTTGTTCCTAAAGTGCATGGAGTAAGACTTACGGAAGGTGGCTGCATGTGGCTTCATGCTGTCGTTTCAATTACAAAGCAGCACGATGGGGATGGAAAGAACGCTATATTGGCAGCATTTGCAGGGCATCCATCATTAAAGCACGTTGTAGTTGTTGATGAGGATGTAAACATCTATGATGACAGAGAAGTTGAATGGGCTATAGCGACAAGATTTCAAGCTGATAGGGATTTGGTGATAATTCCAAATGCAAGAGGCTCTTCGCTTGACCCCTCAGCTGAGAAAAGCCTAACAGCAAAGTGGGGAATTGATGCAACGAAGCCTTTGGATAAAAAGGAGGAGTTTGAAAGGGCCAAATTGTGA
- a CDS encoding homoserine kinase — MKVSAPATIANFGPGFDVFGLCLDEPKDIIEVKESDEVIVEVDGFNVPEEPEKNVASVSALALLKMLKAEIGFKMKVKKGIRPKSGLGSSGASALGGALAMAKLLGIEDKELIIKAALEGERIASGSAHGDNVVPSLFGGFTILKSLSPLEVFKLDVNFKLVIVLPEVEVSTKKARAILPRYVPLSDAVRNLALASALISALKEGDLKKAGKLLDDYLAIPYRKLLMPWFDKVRKAALESGAYGVSLSGSGPSMFALGEDLRNIGKAMVEAFENEGIRAEYFITKVGGGARCLGV; from the coding sequence ATGAAAGTATCAGCTCCAGCAACAATAGCGAACTTTGGGCCAGGATTTGATGTCTTTGGTTTGTGTCTTGATGAACCGAAAGACATCATTGAGGTCAAAGAAAGCGACGAAGTTATAGTAGAAGTCGATGGATTTAATGTGCCAGAAGAACCTGAGAAAAATGTTGCCTCAGTATCTGCTCTTGCACTCTTGAAGATGCTTAAAGCAGAGATAGGCTTTAAGATGAAGGTTAAAAAGGGAATAAGACCCAAAAGCGGGCTTGGAAGTTCAGGAGCTTCAGCTTTGGGTGGAGCATTGGCAATGGCAAAACTCCTTGGGATTGAAGATAAGGAACTCATAATAAAAGCAGCTCTAGAAGGAGAGAGAATAGCATCAGGAAGTGCTCATGGAGACAACGTTGTTCCCTCCCTCTTTGGTGGATTCACGATACTAAAATCTCTTTCCCCCCTTGAAGTGTTTAAGCTTGATGTAAACTTTAAGCTTGTCATTGTTCTCCCAGAAGTTGAGGTCAGCACAAAAAAAGCAAGGGCCATTTTGCCAAGATATGTGCCTCTAAGCGATGCCGTTAGAAATTTGGCCCTTGCAAGTGCTTTAATATCGGCTTTGAAGGAAGGAGATTTGAAAAAAGCTGGAAAGCTTTTGGATGACTACTTAGCTATTCCTTATAGAAAACTGCTCATGCCTTGGTTTGATAAGGTCAGAAAAGCTGCATTAGAAAGTGGAGCTTATGGTGTTTCTCTGTCTGGTTCAGGGCCCAGCATGTTTGCTTTGGGAGAGGATTTGAGAAATATCGGAAAGGCTATGGTTGAAGCCTTTGAGAATGAGGGAATTAGAGCAGAATATTTCATCACTAAAGTTGGAGGTGGAGCAAGATGCTTAGGTGTATAG
- the truA gene encoding tRNA pseudouridine(38-40) synthase TruA: MRIALKIAYDGTKFNGFQRQPELRTVEGEIIRVLQKLNLIESPDKANFKGASRTDKGVSAFGNVVAFNTENPKLAQPRILNHHLRDVWVLGIAQVPDDFHPRFWARSKIYRYYLVNEGFDVDAMRECGELFVGTHDFSAFARLEKFKDPIREIIRLEIAPKGDVIVIEIEGKSFLWEMVRRIVTALKLCGLGVIGTEDVRKMLNGKANKKLPPAPPENLVLWEIKYDKVNFQIDEYSLKKIRQEFFERFSYAMVKSSIFRDWLLSL; encoded by the coding sequence ATGAGAATTGCCTTAAAAATAGCATATGATGGCACTAAATTCAACGGATTTCAGCGACAACCTGAATTGAGAACGGTAGAAGGTGAGATAATTAGGGTTCTCCAGAAGCTTAATCTGATTGAATCTCCAGACAAAGCTAATTTCAAGGGAGCTTCAAGAACAGATAAAGGAGTTAGCGCATTTGGAAATGTGGTTGCATTCAATACTGAAAATCCAAAATTAGCTCAACCGCGGATTTTAAATCATCACTTAAGAGATGTTTGGGTTTTAGGAATTGCTCAAGTTCCAGATGATTTCCATCCAAGGTTCTGGGCAAGAAGTAAAATTTATCGGTATTACTTGGTTAATGAAGGATTTGATGTAGATGCAATGAGAGAATGTGGTGAGCTTTTCGTTGGCACTCATGATTTTTCTGCCTTTGCTAGGCTTGAAAAGTTTAAAGATCCTATAAGAGAGATTATTAGGCTTGAGATCGCACCAAAAGGAGACGTTATTGTAATCGAAATTGAAGGAAAAAGCTTTCTTTGGGAGATGGTCAGGAGAATTGTAACTGCATTAAAGCTATGTGGTCTTGGTGTTATCGGGACCGAAGATGTAAGAAAAATGCTGAATGGAAAAGCTAATAAAAAGCTCCCTCCAGCACCTCCAGAGAATCTTGTTCTGTGGGAGATAAAGTACGACAAAGTGAACTTCCAAATTGATGAATACTCGCTCAAAAAGATTAGACAGGAGTTTTTTGAAAGGTTTAGTTATGCAATGGTTAAATCCAGCATATTTAGGGATTGGCTGTTGTCTCTATGA
- the thrC gene encoding threonine synthase, translating to MLRCIECGGEYSEDEVRYRCDCGGLLEVVIDLDKVENVFDGKNITLWKYKSFIPVEKRVSLNEGGTPLYRLENLQRELEMKELYVKNEGANPTGSFKDRGMTVGVSKAIELGMDKVICASTGNTSASLAAYSAKAGIKSYVLVPSGKIALGKLAQAIVYGAKVIPVRGNFDDALRVVVEASRELGVYMLNSINPFRLEGQKTIAFEIFDQLGFVPDNIILPVGNAGNISAIWKGFKELYEAGFIDKLPRMIGIQAEGASPLAKAFKKRKPFEPEEKPETVATAIRIGNPANWKKAWRAVEESSGLFESVSDEEILKAQKLLASKEGIFVEPASASSLAGLIKLKELSLIEPDESYVLITTGHGLKDPNIIIENFKLPEPIEPNLEAFREVL from the coding sequence ATGCTTAGGTGTATAGAGTGTGGTGGGGAGTATTCAGAAGACGAAGTGAGGTATAGGTGTGATTGCGGCGGTCTGCTGGAGGTAGTCATCGATTTGGACAAAGTTGAAAACGTTTTTGATGGAAAAAACATAACACTGTGGAAGTATAAGAGCTTTATTCCCGTTGAAAAGAGAGTTTCTCTCAACGAAGGAGGAACACCTCTGTATCGTCTGGAAAACCTTCAGAGAGAACTTGAGATGAAAGAGCTTTACGTCAAAAATGAAGGTGCAAACCCAACAGGTTCTTTCAAGGATAGAGGAATGACAGTTGGTGTTTCAAAGGCAATTGAACTGGGCATGGACAAAGTTATATGTGCTTCAACAGGAAATACATCGGCATCTTTAGCCGCTTATTCGGCAAAAGCAGGGATAAAAAGTTATGTTCTCGTTCCAAGCGGAAAGATAGCATTAGGAAAGCTTGCTCAGGCTATAGTATATGGTGCGAAAGTTATCCCAGTTAGAGGGAACTTTGACGATGCTCTGAGAGTAGTGGTTGAAGCGAGTAGAGAACTGGGAGTCTACATGCTTAACTCAATCAATCCTTTCCGTTTAGAGGGGCAGAAGACAATAGCTTTTGAGATATTTGACCAGCTTGGCTTTGTTCCAGATAACATAATTCTGCCCGTAGGAAATGCTGGTAACATTTCAGCTATCTGGAAAGGGTTTAAGGAGCTTTATGAAGCCGGCTTTATTGATAAGTTGCCAAGGATGATTGGCATTCAAGCAGAAGGAGCATCTCCACTAGCTAAAGCTTTCAAGAAAAGAAAGCCATTTGAGCCTGAAGAAAAGCCTGAGACTGTAGCAACAGCAATTAGGATTGGGAATCCAGCCAACTGGAAGAAAGCTTGGAGAGCTGTTGAAGAATCGAGCGGATTGTTTGAGAGTGTGAGCGATGAAGAGATTCTCAAGGCTCAAAAACTGCTCGCATCAAAAGAGGGAATTTTTGTCGAGCCAGCATCGGCATCTTCCTTGGCTGGTCTAATTAAGCTGAAAGAGCTTAGCCTAATTGAGCCAGATGAGAGCTATGTTTTAATTACAACGGGGCATGGACTGAAAGATCCAAACATAATAATTGAGAACTTTAAACTGCCAGAGCCTATAGAGCCAAATTTAGAAGCATTTAGGGAGGTTCTTTGA